A DNA window from Pyrus communis chromosome 3, drPyrComm1.1, whole genome shotgun sequence contains the following coding sequences:
- the LOC137729853 gene encoding protein LIGHT-DEPENDENT SHORT HYPOCOTYLS 10-like, translating to MSAPHHDHSHRRKDSTPIEGSSSSSSRSTSQQQKAPQPLSRYESQKRRDWNTFGQYLKNQSPPVSLSHCNCNHVLDFLRYLDQFGKTKVHLQGCVFFGQPDPPAPCTCPLRQAWGSLDALIGRLRAAYEEHGGSPETNPFGNGTIRVYLRDVKECQAKARGIPYKKKKKKKRNGQLKAINDEGTLKQITS from the coding sequence ATGTCTGCACCCCATCATGATCACAGTCATCGAAGAAAAGATTCCACTCCCATCGagggctcctcctcctcctcatcacGATCCACTTCTCAGCAGCAGAAAGCACCTCAACCCCTCAGCCGATACGAGTCTCAGAAACGCCGCGACTGGAACACTTTCGGCCAGTACTTGAAGAACCAATCACCTCCAGTCTCACTCTCTCATTGCAACTGCAACCACGTCCTCGATTTCCTCCGCTACTTGGATCAGTTCGGAAAGACTAAGGTTCACTTACAGGGTTGCGTCTTCTTTGGGCAGCCTGACCCGCCTGCCCCGTGCACCTGCCCCCTCAGGCAGGCATGGGGCAGTCTGGACGCGCTGATCGGACGCCTCCGCGCTGCCTACGAGGAGCATGGAGGGTCTCCGGAGACAAACCCTTTTGGGAATGGAACTATTCGGGTTTACTTACGTGACGTGAAGGAGTGTCAGGCTAAAGCAAGAGGGATTCcgtacaagaagaagaagaagaagaagaggaacgGTCAGCTTAAGGCAATTAACGATGAGGGTACTCTGAAGCAGATCACTTCTTAA